Proteins from a single region of Pyrus communis chromosome 6, drPyrComm1.1, whole genome shotgun sequence:
- the LOC137735918 gene encoding S-protein homolog 21-like, producing MKTLTSILLLCVLAFFVICMSIEPHNFYGTEYNVRVINGFTNNSSLPLVIWCASQHSDLGGRALQEHEDFSWSLRTNLWGTTDRFKCTMKWDRIRRSFEAFKAPRDFQRCGPFRKCSWLVREDGFYFSNDEVSWKKDFSWL from the coding sequence ATGAAGACCCTCACTAGCATTCTGCTTCTTTGTGTTCTTGCATTCTTCGTAATCTGCATGTCAATAGAACCCCATAACTTCTACGGTACAGAATACAACGTTCGAGTCATCAACGGCTTCACGAACAACTCGTCCCTGCCGTTGGTGATTTGGTGTGCATCACAACACAGTGATCTTGGTGGACGTGCACTTCAGGAGCATGAAGATTTTAGCTGGAGCCTGAGGACCAATCTCTGGGGCACTACTGACCGTTTCAAATGTACCATGAAATGGGACCGAATAAGGAGGAGTTTTGAGGCGTTTAAGGCCCCGAGGGATTTTCAGAGGTGCGGTCCTTTTAGGAAGTGTTCTTGGTTAGTCAGAGAAGACGGGTTTTATTTCAGCAATGATGAAGTAAGTTGGAAAAAAGATTTTTCATGGTTGTAA